The sequence GACAACTGTAAACAAACAGCCATTCCGGATTATGTTGAATTATACTTACGGAAAATCTACTGCTGTATATGACGGTAATTTTACCAATACTTTGCATTACTGGAGATTACAGGAAAATATCAACGGCAGAAACAATCCGATATTGGCAACTTCAGACTTCAGTCAGGGTCATCGCATTCATGCTTCAATAACCTGGAAAAAGAAGGTTAACAAAAGACAGCAAACTACTGTATCCCTGCATTATACCGGTCAGCAGGGAGGATTATTCAGTTATGTATATGGCGAAAACAATCTTTCTGGTGATGACCCAACCGCCTTGGGGTACGACCTTATTTACATTCCCAAAACAGATGAACTCTCTTCCATGATTTTCAAACCTTCCGTCTTCAACGGCTGGTACTATGGATCAGAAGAACAGAGAAGGGCACTGGATTATTTTATTAGTCAGGAATTGTATCTGCAAAAAAGAAGAGGGCAATATGCCGAGAAAAATGGCAGCAGAGCTCCTTTTTATCATCGGGTGGATGGATCTGTTCAAAAGCAGTTTTATCCCAGCATTAGGCATTGTAAATTAAAATTGACCCTGAGTTTTGAACTAATCAATTTACTGGGTTTGATTAACCGGAACTGGGGGCAGGAATGGATTGTTCCCGGCAATCGAATTCCGTTGATTGGCTGGGAAGGTTGGGCAGATTTGGCTAACTCAATACCGCAATATTCATTTGATCCGGGATGGTTAAACAGAAGCCTTTTTGAGACTAATTTCCAGGCTGGGAACCATAAATCGGGGAATTGGCAATTTCAGACCAGCCTTAGGTTAAGTTTTTATTAACAAACACTTGTTCTTCAATAAGGGGCACACAGGGGCAAAAATCAACTTAATGTTATATCTATCAATCACTTACGATCATTACTTCCTATTTCTTGTTGTAAGTGATGTTTATAAACCTGTTTTTATTGATATATTATTTTAACAAGATTTTGGGGACAAACGGGTTTAGTTGGATATTTGCAGCACAAAACCAAGATTATGAGAATTTTTAAAAGAATTTCATTGATTATGGTTGCCGTTTTAGCAACTTTAATTACGACCGCTCAGGTTACTACAAGTAGTATCACAGGGGTTGTAAAAACTGCTGATGGGCAACCCGTTGAGGGCGCAAGCCTTGTGGCTGTTCATACGCCATCTGGTACACAGTATTCTACTTTAGCCAAAAAAGGCGGTGTATTTACCTTAGCTGGTTTAAGAACCGGAGGTCCTTACACACTTAAAATCAGCTTCACAGGTTTAAAAGTAGAGACAGTAAATGATATCTATCTTTTATTGGGTGAACCATTCGTTATTAACCCTACACTTTTAGACGAATCTAAAGTGTTGAGTGAAGTAGTGGTTAATGCCCTGAAGAAAAAGTCCAGCGGAGACAAATCCGGAGGTGCTTCAACAGTAATCAACCAACGTATGTTGGGATCCATGCCTACTATCAGCCGTAGCATCACCGATTTTACCCGTGTTACTCCACAGGCAAACGGTACCAGCTTCGCAGGTAGAGACGGACGTTTCAATAACACTCAAGTGGATGGTGCTAACTTAAACAACAACTTTGGTTTAAGTTCTGATCCGCTTCCTGGTGGTGGTGCAAGCCCAATTTCAATTGATGCGATTGAAGAAGTTTCTGTAAATATTGCTCCATTTGATGTAAGACAATCCGGTTTTACAGGTGCAGGTATCAACGCAGTTACCAAGAGTGGTACCAACACTTTAAAAGGTTCTGTGTATGGTCTATACAGAAACCAAGATTATAACGGTTTAAATGTAGGAAATGTAAAGCTTCCTGCTCAAGTTAAATCTAGCAACAAAATCTTTGGTGCTACTTTAGGTGGTGCTATCATCAAGAATAAATTATTCTTCTTTGCTTCTTATGAAGAAGAAGAAAGAAGCCAACCTGGTATCGCATTCAGCCCTAGAGGTGGTTCTGGAAATGGTAACGTAAGTAACACAAGTGTAGACTCACTTACTAAGTTTGCCAACTTCCTAAGAACAACTTACGGATACGATCCAGGTGCGTTTGACAACTTCCCCAACTTTGCTACTAAGAACACTAAAATGTTGGCAAAGATTGACTGGAACATCAACAACAACCACAAGTTAACTTTAAAGTATTCTGACCTTGTTAACAACAACGACCAGCAATTGAATGGTTCTAGTATTCCTAACAACCCAACATTTGTTCCTGCTGGTGGTAGTTCAATCAGCCGTTTGCCTAACAACCGTTTTAGCTTAAACTCTATGTCTTTTGAAAATTCAAACTACAAGTTTAAGGATATTGTTAGAACAGGTTCTATTGAATTAAACTCTAACTTTAATGGCAAGTTCTCTAACCAGTTCATTGCTACTTTCTCCAAGATTCAGGCTACAAGAGCGGTTGCAGGTGGTATCTTCCCAACCATTGATATTTTCAACAACAATGGTCAGAACTATATGTCTGCGGGATCTGATCCATTTACTAGAAACAACGACGTTAAGAACGACGTATTCAACGTAACCAACAACTTTACTTATTATGCAGGTAAACATACTTTCACCGCAGGTGCTACTTATGAGTATCAGCGTGTAGGTAATATGTTTATGCCTGGTTCTGCAAGCTATTATGCTTATAATTCTTTGGCAGACTTCATGGCTAACAGAGCTCCTGCTGCATTCTCTTACACTTTCTCTTTAGATCCAAACAAGCCTGCAGTATATGCTGCTGACCTGAAAATTGGACAACTAGGTGTTTATTTCCAAGATGAATACAACGTTAACGAAAACTTCAAGTTAACTTATGGTTTACGTGTAGACAAAGTGTTATTCCCTGAAGCTCCATTAGAGAATCCTAATGTAAGTGCATTACGTTTCCCTGATAGAAATGGTGTTTCTACTACATTTAAAACAAGTGAGTGGCCTAAACAAAACACGCTTTACTTCTCTCCAAGAGTTGGATTCCGTTACAAAATCGATGATGAAAACATCGTAGTTCGTGGTGGATCTGGTTTATTTACAGGTAGAATTCCTTTTGTATACTTAACCAATATGCCAGGTAATAGCCAGATGTATCAAGCTAGCCAGGCGGTAACCAACCCGGCATTATTAGGTAACTTCTTATTCAATCCTAATCCAGATGCTTACAGAGGAAGCTTTAGCCCAGTACCTGGTGTTTTAGCTAACAATGCGAACATTGTATTGATGGATCAATCTTTCCGTTTCCCTCAGGTTTGGAGAAACAATATTGCTATCGACAAGAAATTGGGTAATGGTTGGGCATTAACTGTTGAAGCCTTAATTACTAAGGATATCAACGCTGTTATCATGAGAAATGCTAACCAAAAAGCACCAACTGCCCAGTTAAACGGCGGTGGCGATATGAGACCAAGATACGCTGCTACTGCCGACAGAAGATTGTACAGCAATATCGGATCTGCAATTGTTCTTGAAAATGCCAACAAAGGAAACAGTGGTTCATTAACTTTTATGGTTACGAAAACTTCTACCAAAGGATTCTCTGGTATGTTGGCTTACACCATGAGCTATGCAAATGAATTAACTTCTAACCCAGGTAGCCAGGCAACTTCAACATGGCAGAGCAATCCTACAACAGGAACTCAGAACGATTTACAATTGTTCAACTCTGCTTATGTAACACCACATAGAATTATCACCAATATGTCTTACAAGTTTAATACTGGTAAGCACTTAGCAACAACAGTTGGTTTGTTTGGTGAAATCGCTAGAGGTAACAACTTCAGCTATACTTACAATGGAGACCTCAACAACGACGGTAATAGCTCTGACCTAATGTACATTACAGCTGCGCCAATTTTCGTTGCACAAACTGCAAGTGGTGGTAACCCTGCTAGAACTGCACAAGAGCAAGCAAATGCTTGGGTACAATTCGTTCAGAATTCTCCTTACTTAAGAAAGAACATTGGTCAATATGCTGGCCGTAACGAAGTTTACCTTCCATGGGTTGCACGTTTCGACTTAAGAGTAGTTCAGGATATCATGGCAAATATTGGTGCACGCAAGCACACTTTACAGCTAACTGCTGATATCTTCAACGTAGGTAACTTGTTGTTCAAATCTTCAGGTGTAAGACAGATCGCTACAACAACTCAGCCTTTAATCTTTAGAGGCTTAGATACAGAAGGTCGTCCTACATTCAACTTGCAGCAGCAAGGTGGCCAGTTGGTTACCAAGCCATGGCAAGACAACCTAAGCTTAGCCAGCACATGGTCTATGCAGTTAGGTGTTCGTTATATCTTCTAATTAAGAATAACATTTATAGAAAAGCCCCGAGTTATACTCGGGGCTTTTTGTTTACAATAGTGTAAATCAGAGAAAACCAGGTTCAATACTTATCGTCCCCAGCCCCATTTCAGAAAATCAGGCATGGCTTTTTCCCAGGTCTCCACATCATGTTTACCATCTTCTAACTCTAGATAGGCAATATGTTCATCCGTAAATCCCTTGGCTTTTAGTGCAACAATCAAATCCAGCGCATCGTCAATAGAATCAATCACCCCATTATTGTTTCTGTCAGCGGTTTCATCCAATGTTCCGCATTCAATAAAAAACTGAAGCCATGGATAGAATTTCCCTTTCCTGACCTGTAAGTGCATCAGACGATCTTGCTCATCATCGTATCCATCATCATACCCTTTTCTTCTCCACCATAAAGAAGGGCTAAACATGCCTACTTTCCTGAATTCACTAGCATGATTCCAGGCAATATCCATAGCACTTAAAGCCCCCAGTGAAAAACCTGCGAATGACTTATCTCTGAAAGATGGCGCATTAAATTTTTTACGAATAAAAGGGAGCAGCTCTTCAAAAATAAATTTCGTGTAAAGGCCAGCAGAAGCTCCTCTCCCTTTAAAGTCTGCTGAATAAGCTGTTCCATATTCCATTTTTCTGTCCGGGCCACAATGTATACCAATACAACAAAGGGGTTCAATCTTATCTGTGTCAATTAATCCAGATAGTATTTCCTGAAATTCCATCTTTACCAGATCCTGCCCATCATTAAAAAGCAATAAGGAAGTCTGATCAAAATCACTCATTGGAGAAGGCAGGTAAATGTCAATGGTAACTTCTCTTTCCAGGTATTCAGAATGAACCTGACAGGTTTCCAACTGTATAGATGCTGCTTTAGCAGAAGGATGTGCATGCATATGCTCAAAAATAGGGGATTATATTTTTTTATTTATCATCTTATGACTTAAATTACAACTAAACCAAAATGGCAAACATGAAAAAAATCGGGATTCTGTTTGGGCAGGAAAGAAGCTTTCCGCAGGCATTTATCGAAAGAATTAACAGTAAGCAGGTAAAAGGCATCATGGCTGAACCCGTAAAAATTGACAAGGTAATTCAAGGAGAAGATAGTGGCTATGCAGTGATAATTGACCGTATCAGTCAGGACGTTCCGTTTTACAGGGCCTATTTAAAAAATGCAGCTCTATGCGGTACAGCAGTTATCAACAACCCATTTTGGTGGAGTGCAGATGAAAAGTTTTTCAACAATTGCCTGTCAACCAAAATAGAGGTTCCTGTACCCAAAACAGTAATTCTCCCATCCAGAGATTTGCCAACAGATACTGCAGAATTATCGTTCAGCAATCTTTCCTATCCATTAGACTGGGAAGGCATTTTCAACTATGTAGGATTTCCTGCATACATGAAACCCTTTGCCGGCGGAGGTTGGAAGAATGTATACAAGCTGAATGATCAGCAAGACTTTTTTGAAAAGCATTCAGAAACAGGACAGCTGGTTATGTTGTTACAGGAAGAAATCATTTTTGAGGAATACTATCGTTGTTATTGCATTGGTGGCAAGTATGTAAGAATCATGTCTTACGAACCACGCAATCCGCATCATTTACGATATGCAGCCGACTTTAAGCCATCTGCAGAAAAGCTGAAAATGATGACAGATATAGTTTTAAAAATCAATCAGTACCTGGGCTATGATTTTAATACGGTTGAACTGGCCTTAAGAGACGGAGTGCCTTATGCTATTGATTTCTGCAATCCTGCACCGGATGCTGACATTAAAAGTGTTGGTCAGGAAAACTTTGATTGGGTGGTAGAAACAGCAGCCACATTTGCTATAGAAAAAGCGCAAGCATATCAACCTGGAAAAGACAATTTAACCTGGGGCGAATACATCAAAAGAAGTGCAAACGGTAAGCCATTATATTAAGCTGATAGAACAAGACTACTATGTCAAGAATTAATTATAAACACTTCACATTAGGCGTAGAAGAAGAGTATATGGTGATTGATCCGCTTTCCCGCGAATTAAAAAGCCATGAACAGAAAATTGTACAAGTAGGTCAGCAAACCTTAAAGGACAAAGTAAAAGCTGAAATGCACCAGGCGGTGGTAGAAGTGGGAACTGACATTTGCAAAGACATTGATGAAGCTTTTAAAGACGTTGCCTCTTTAAGAGGAAATATTGCTCAGATTGCCGGAGACCTGGGCCTCTGGGTTGGTGCATCTGGTACACATCCCTTCAGCCATTGGGAAAACCAGCTGATTACCGATCATGTACGATACAATCAGATTGTAAACGAATTACAGGAAGCTGCAAGAAGTAATTTAATTTTCGGACTACATGTACACGTTGGGATGGAAGACCGCAAAATGGCCATTCATATTGCCAATACAGCCAGGTATTTCTTACCCCATGTGTACGCACTAAGTACCAACTCCCCTTTCTGGGAATCACGGGATACCGGCTACAAATCTTTCCGTACTAAGGTATTCGACAAATTCCCCAGAACAGGAATACCCGATTATTTTGAAAGTTTTGAAGCATATGAAAACTATGTAAACCTCCTGATTAAAACGAACTGTATAGACAATGCAAAAAAAATCTGGTGGGATTTAAGGGTTCATCCTTTTTTCAATACGGTTGAATTCAGAATCTGTGATGTTCCCATGAATATCATGGAAACCATGACCATTGCTGCTTTATTTCAGGCAATTTGTGCCAAAATTTACAAGCTCAGAAATCAGAACCTAAATTTCATGATGTATCAGCGTTCTCTGCTCAATGAAAACAAATGGCGGGCGAGCCGATATGGAATAGATGGTAAACTAATTGATTTTGGAAAGGAAACGGAAGTAGATACCAAGGCCTTGATTTATGAATTACTGGATTTTGTGGATGATGTAGTAGATGAACTGGGAAGCAGGCATGTAGTGGAGCATGTTTCCAAAATTTTTGAGAGAGGAACAGGTGCAGACAGACAATTGAAGGTATTCAGGGAAACCGGAAGCCTCATCAGCGTTGTAGACTATATACATGATCAGTTTCTAAGTGTTTAACCTATCCGCTCTATGGAGTCAAAAAGATTAAAAAAATCATAAAATACCCTAGCCCCTGTC is a genomic window of Sediminibacterium sp. TEGAF015 containing:
- a CDS encoding ATP-grasp domain-containing protein, encoding MKKIGILFGQERSFPQAFIERINSKQVKGIMAEPVKIDKVIQGEDSGYAVIIDRISQDVPFYRAYLKNAALCGTAVINNPFWWSADEKFFNNCLSTKIEVPVPKTVILPSRDLPTDTAELSFSNLSYPLDWEGIFNYVGFPAYMKPFAGGGWKNVYKLNDQQDFFEKHSETGQLVMLLQEEIIFEEYYRCYCIGGKYVRIMSYEPRNPHHLRYAADFKPSAEKLKMMTDIVLKINQYLGYDFNTVELALRDGVPYAIDFCNPAPDADIKSVGQENFDWVVETAATFAIEKAQAYQPGKDNLTWGEYIKRSANGKPLY
- a CDS encoding carboxylate-amine ligase, with product MSRINYKHFTLGVEEEYMVIDPLSRELKSHEQKIVQVGQQTLKDKVKAEMHQAVVEVGTDICKDIDEAFKDVASLRGNIAQIAGDLGLWVGASGTHPFSHWENQLITDHVRYNQIVNELQEAARSNLIFGLHVHVGMEDRKMAIHIANTARYFLPHVYALSTNSPFWESRDTGYKSFRTKVFDKFPRTGIPDYFESFEAYENYVNLLIKTNCIDNAKKIWWDLRVHPFFNTVEFRICDVPMNIMETMTIAALFQAICAKIYKLRNQNLNFMMYQRSLLNENKWRASRYGIDGKLIDFGKETEVDTKALIYELLDFVDDVVDELGSRHVVEHVSKIFERGTGADRQLKVFRETGSLISVVDYIHDQFLSV
- a CDS encoding TonB-dependent receptor, with amino-acid sequence MRIFKRISLIMVAVLATLITTAQVTTSSITGVVKTADGQPVEGASLVAVHTPSGTQYSTLAKKGGVFTLAGLRTGGPYTLKISFTGLKVETVNDIYLLLGEPFVINPTLLDESKVLSEVVVNALKKKSSGDKSGGASTVINQRMLGSMPTISRSITDFTRVTPQANGTSFAGRDGRFNNTQVDGANLNNNFGLSSDPLPGGGASPISIDAIEEVSVNIAPFDVRQSGFTGAGINAVTKSGTNTLKGSVYGLYRNQDYNGLNVGNVKLPAQVKSSNKIFGATLGGAIIKNKLFFFASYEEEERSQPGIAFSPRGGSGNGNVSNTSVDSLTKFANFLRTTYGYDPGAFDNFPNFATKNTKMLAKIDWNINNNHKLTLKYSDLVNNNDQQLNGSSIPNNPTFVPAGGSSISRLPNNRFSLNSMSFENSNYKFKDIVRTGSIELNSNFNGKFSNQFIATFSKIQATRAVAGGIFPTIDIFNNNGQNYMSAGSDPFTRNNDVKNDVFNVTNNFTYYAGKHTFTAGATYEYQRVGNMFMPGSASYYAYNSLADFMANRAPAAFSYTFSLDPNKPAVYAADLKIGQLGVYFQDEYNVNENFKLTYGLRVDKVLFPEAPLENPNVSALRFPDRNGVSTTFKTSEWPKQNTLYFSPRVGFRYKIDDENIVVRGGSGLFTGRIPFVYLTNMPGNSQMYQASQAVTNPALLGNFLFNPNPDAYRGSFSPVPGVLANNANIVLMDQSFRFPQVWRNNIAIDKKLGNGWALTVEALITKDINAVIMRNANQKAPTAQLNGGGDMRPRYAATADRRLYSNIGSAIVLENANKGNSGSLTFMVTKTSTKGFSGMLAYTMSYANELTSNPGSQATSTWQSNPTTGTQNDLQLFNSAYVTPHRIITNMSYKFNTGKHLATTVGLFGEIARGNNFSYTYNGDLNNDGNSSDLMYITAAPIFVAQTASGGNPARTAQEQANAWVQFVQNSPYLRKNIGQYAGRNEVYLPWVARFDLRVVQDIMANIGARKHTLQLTADIFNVGNLLFKSSGVRQIATTTQPLIFRGLDTEGRPTFNLQQQGGQLVTKPWQDNLSLASTWSMQLGVRYIF
- a CDS encoding alpha/beta hydrolase encodes the protein MHAHPSAKAASIQLETCQVHSEYLEREVTIDIYLPSPMSDFDQTSLLLFNDGQDLVKMEFQEILSGLIDTDKIEPLCCIGIHCGPDRKMEYGTAYSADFKGRGASAGLYTKFIFEELLPFIRKKFNAPSFRDKSFAGFSLGALSAMDIAWNHASEFRKVGMFSPSLWWRRKGYDDGYDDEQDRLMHLQVRKGKFYPWLQFFIECGTLDETADRNNNGVIDSIDDALDLIVALKAKGFTDEHIAYLELEDGKHDVETWEKAMPDFLKWGWGR